One Miscanthus floridulus cultivar M001 chromosome 11, ASM1932011v1, whole genome shotgun sequence DNA window includes the following coding sequences:
- the LOC136493689 gene encoding uncharacterized protein — MASKSLLAALCVVALLAVRSESHGLGDFPSGETTPQMQNFFKPEAAALPESLDGSSMPAATMAAKPEATVIPTTTTTTADTSAATAGTVAKSSATPRRSVSVAAGVACGVAAVAVVGIAAAVAYVVRGRRGTAVQLGSSP; from the coding sequence ATGGCGTCCAAGAGTCTGCTCGCCGCGCTCTGCGTGGTGGCGCTGCTCGCGGTGCGGTCGGAGTCCCACGGCCTGGGGGACTTCCCGAGCGGCGAAACGACGCCGCAGATGCAGAACTTCTTCAAGCCCGAGGCCGCGGCGCTCCCGGAGTCCCTCGACGGCTCCTCCATgcccgccgccaccatggccgccaaGCCGGAGGCCACGGTGAtcccgaccaccaccaccaccaccgcggaCACCTCCGCCGCGACTGCAGGCACGGTGGCGAAGTCGTCAGCCACGCCGCGCAGGTCCGTGTCCGTGGCCGCCGGCGTGGCCTGCGGCGTGGCTGCCGTGGCCGTGGTCGGCATCGCGGCCGCCGTGGCGTACGTGGTGCGCGGCAGGCGCGGGACAGCGGTGCAGCTCGGCTCCTCCCCGTGA